Proteins from a single region of Starkeya sp. ORNL1:
- a CDS encoding polysaccharide pyruvyl transferase family protein gives MNEPHRSRTEGCMMKRIAITNMTGGRNRGCEALVSSILLGLEDVIDRKDLHISLHTGDEQYDRPQFGERIDQTFPLSGIPRAGWSPGRQTMAYRAAAALNQYLPGNRRFGRAQRDLLSADLIVGTGGDVFTSDYWDFTAHARVLHVGKPVALLAQTIGPFNKQAEEYFKNSTKNISICTVRETESLEYLKTITPDINPQLTADVAFLLPVTPPDEARYILEMEHRFPTQGRRLIALSVSGGILAFRSDVEPDKYLREIAAFIDGLNKEGFSVVLVPHVQERDRRNNDLYACREVLKRCSNPLENVILSLPLSASDFKGVIGLCEALIGARTHATIASMSQGIPTVSIAYSRKAWGIMRDYFGQALGTTLTIDVAELNRERMADALKAALANGPTPEIAAEMKRRAAVNFQQIKGFLDALPSN, from the coding sequence TTGAACGAGCCGCATCGATCCAGAACCGAAGGTTGCATGATGAAGCGCATAGCCATTACCAATATGACCGGCGGACGTAATCGTGGCTGCGAAGCGCTGGTCAGTTCGATCCTTCTCGGATTGGAAGATGTCATCGACCGGAAGGATCTGCACATCTCGCTCCACACGGGCGACGAGCAGTATGACCGTCCCCAGTTCGGCGAACGCATCGACCAGACTTTTCCGCTGTCGGGCATACCCCGCGCGGGTTGGTCGCCGGGACGCCAGACCATGGCGTACCGGGCCGCAGCGGCGCTCAACCAGTATCTTCCCGGCAATCGCCGGTTCGGACGCGCGCAGCGCGATCTGCTCTCGGCCGACCTCATCGTCGGCACCGGCGGCGACGTGTTCACCTCGGATTACTGGGACTTCACCGCGCATGCGCGCGTGCTTCATGTCGGCAAGCCCGTGGCGCTGCTGGCGCAGACCATCGGCCCGTTCAACAAGCAGGCCGAGGAGTATTTCAAGAACTCCACGAAGAATATTTCCATCTGTACGGTCCGCGAGACCGAATCCTTGGAATATCTCAAGACGATCACGCCCGACATAAACCCGCAGCTCACCGCCGACGTCGCCTTCCTGCTGCCGGTGACGCCGCCGGACGAGGCTCGCTACATTCTCGAGATGGAACACCGCTTCCCGACGCAGGGGCGGCGGCTGATCGCCCTGTCGGTCAGCGGCGGCATACTTGCGTTCCGCTCCGACGTCGAGCCGGACAAGTATTTGCGGGAGATCGCCGCTTTCATCGACGGCCTCAACAAGGAGGGATTTTCGGTCGTACTCGTTCCGCATGTGCAGGAACGCGACCGCCGCAACAACGACCTCTACGCCTGTCGCGAGGTGCTCAAGCGCTGCAGCAATCCGCTGGAGAATGTCATCCTCTCGCTGCCGCTTTCGGCATCCGACTTCAAGGGCGTCATCGGGCTGTGCGAGGCGCTGATCGGGGCGCGCACACACGCCACCATCGCCTCGATGTCGCAGGGCATCCCCACCGTGTCGATCGCCTATTCCCGCAAGGCCTGGGGCATCATGCGCGACTATTTCGGCCAGGCTCTCGGTACTACCTTGACGATTGACGTCGCAGAGCTCAACCGTGAGCGCATGGCTGATGCCCTGAAGGCCGCACTCGCCAACGGCCCGACGCCGGAAATCGCCGCGGAAATGAAGCGGCGCGCTGCTGTGAATTTCCAGCAGATTAAGGGCTTTCTCGACGCACTTCCGTCGAACTGA
- a CDS encoding nitroreductase family protein, whose protein sequence is MSIIGTLIRKVFGEKQFARYRGLNNYFYDMRRFGGSSTAFDSPYDEETLGALITMDYHRIEKGLALPAPRVGFGSDVTKRLLKAVPDYEQRFGPGLPTRCARAALAEYSAFHRQANAPMEAIEAFLATAPADPTAGSAGTLMISREAIYAHSNIDFDAFARHRYSVRNFTGEPVERSVVEAAVATAMKTPSVCNRQTARVHIALSDDTRAKALSYQNGNRGFGDRAGAVLIVTSDMRGFTSLGERNQCWVDGGLFAMSLNYALHARGLGVCMLNWSTECHRDREMRTALGIPDHEAVIMMMAVGHMPEAFKVASSPRRPLEAVASVIA, encoded by the coding sequence ATGTCCATCATCGGAACATTGATACGCAAGGTATTCGGCGAGAAGCAGTTCGCCAGATACCGAGGCCTGAATAATTACTTCTACGATATGCGTAGATTTGGTGGCAGTTCCACGGCATTCGACTCGCCCTATGACGAGGAGACGCTGGGTGCGCTGATCACCATGGACTACCACCGCATCGAGAAGGGCTTGGCGCTTCCCGCGCCGCGCGTCGGCTTCGGCAGCGACGTCACCAAGCGCCTGCTCAAGGCGGTGCCGGACTATGAGCAGCGGTTCGGCCCGGGTCTGCCGACGCGTTGCGCCCGTGCGGCTCTTGCCGAGTATTCTGCGTTCCATCGGCAGGCGAACGCTCCGATGGAGGCGATCGAAGCGTTCCTTGCCACGGCGCCCGCCGATCCCACGGCCGGCTCCGCCGGGACGCTGATGATCTCTCGCGAGGCCATCTACGCACATTCCAATATCGATTTCGATGCGTTCGCCCGGCACCGCTATAGCGTGCGCAATTTCACCGGAGAGCCGGTGGAACGTTCAGTAGTCGAGGCCGCCGTCGCCACCGCGATGAAGACCCCGTCGGTGTGCAACCGGCAAACCGCCCGGGTCCATATCGCCCTCTCCGACGACACCAGGGCCAAGGCGCTCAGTTACCAGAACGGCAATAGGGGATTCGGCGACCGGGCCGGAGCGGTCCTGATCGTCACGTCGGACATGCGCGGCTTTACTTCGCTTGGCGAGCGCAACCAGTGCTGGGTCGACGGCGGACTGTTCGCGATGTCACTGAACTACGCCCTTCATGCCCGCGGGCTCGGCGTGTGCATGCTGAACTGGAGCACGGAGTGCCACCGCGATCGCGAGATGCGTACGGCGCTCGGCATACCCGACCATGAGGCGGTGATCATGATGATGGCGGTCGGGCATATGCCCGAAGCCTTCAAGGTCGCCAGTTCGCCGCGGCGCCCGCTCGAGGCCGTGGCCAGTGTGATCGCCTAG